A region of Nitrospira sp. DNA encodes the following proteins:
- a CDS encoding DUF2238 domain-containing protein, whose translation MDRRKLVTAGLLVWYVAVSVWMAQAPADPQFWLIASILPALFVVVLIATYRHLPMSPASYGLITAFLTLHTIGVHYTYAEVPVGLWMDQVLHLGRNHFDRIVHFSFGFLLAYPMEELFRLSATVQGWVVYYLPVMTVLGLSGLWEIIESWVASAVHPELGATYLGSQGDIWDAQKDMAAALYGALLCVSILMVVRALRGARSELQTELAE comes from the coding sequence ATGGATCGCAGGAAGCTTGTGACGGCGGGACTCTTAGTCTGGTACGTTGCGGTGTCCGTATGGATGGCGCAGGCGCCGGCCGACCCCCAGTTCTGGTTGATCGCGAGTATTCTGCCGGCGCTGTTCGTCGTCGTGCTGATCGCGACCTACCGGCACTTGCCCATGTCACCGGCTTCCTATGGCCTCATCACAGCGTTTCTCACGCTGCATACCATCGGTGTTCACTATACCTACGCGGAAGTGCCGGTCGGCTTGTGGATGGATCAAGTCCTGCACCTCGGACGCAATCATTTCGATCGGATCGTGCATTTCAGTTTCGGATTTCTGCTCGCCTATCCCATGGAAGAGTTGTTTCGCCTCAGTGCGACTGTCCAGGGGTGGGTGGTGTACTATCTTCCGGTTATGACCGTTCTTGGACTGAGCGGACTCTGGGAAATTATTGAATCATGGGTAGCCAGCGCCGTGCATCCCGAGTTGGGCGCGACCTACTTGGGTTCGCAGGGGGACATCTGGGACGCCCAGAAGGACATGGCCGCGGCGCTCTACGGAGCCCTGCTCTGCGTGTCGATCCTTATGGTGGTTCGGGCGTTGAGAGGAGCCCGGTCCGAGCTTCAAACCGAGCTAGCTGAATAA
- a CDS encoding glycosyltransferase, producing the protein MESFSVEPTSPSAPFSHSVEDRPAWLSVDLRFVIATVIVFSAVVATTIRFSHEVFDPLADALKIQGWAAIIARPSLLWFTMGMALIVIRTLLWVRYHPVAAVSHDEAPRMSIIIPAYNEGAMVRKAVDACARAEYPRGRLEIIVIDDGSTDDTWRHVDAAQRERPDLVQTIRLPVNAGKRAALAAGFAKATGEILVTVDSDSLVERGALLAIAGPFRNERVGAVAGKVCVLNRFQSVLPRMLHVRFVLSFNFLRSVQSTYGTVYCCPGALSAYRASVVQALVPAWLQQRFLGEVCTIGEDRALTNDVLAAGYRAVYQRTAVVQTLAPETYRKLCRMFLRWDRSYIREEIRLWKIMWTLPFPAMALTLIETTVTNLRYPVAYSSLGLMLYLSVQDPLTVVRLLISIGIVSIFYSLYFLHSERSREFFYGVLYAYFHFVSLLWIFPYALATVRNRSWMTR; encoded by the coding sequence ATGGAATCATTCTCGGTCGAGCCCACGTCGCCTTCTGCTCCGTTTTCCCATTCTGTCGAGGATCGGCCCGCCTGGCTGAGTGTTGACCTTCGATTCGTCATTGCGACAGTCATCGTCTTCAGTGCGGTGGTGGCGACCACGATTCGATTCAGCCACGAGGTGTTTGACCCGCTGGCCGATGCGCTGAAGATTCAAGGGTGGGCCGCGATTATCGCGCGTCCCAGTCTTCTCTGGTTTACGATGGGCATGGCGCTCATCGTCATTCGGACGTTGCTCTGGGTGCGGTATCATCCGGTGGCCGCGGTCTCTCATGATGAGGCGCCGCGGATGTCGATTATTATTCCCGCGTATAACGAAGGGGCGATGGTGCGGAAGGCGGTGGACGCCTGCGCGCGGGCCGAATATCCAAGAGGGCGTCTAGAGATCATCGTGATCGATGACGGCAGCACAGATGACACCTGGAGGCACGTGGACGCGGCGCAGCGGGAGCGCCCTGACCTTGTGCAGACGATCCGGCTTCCGGTGAATGCCGGGAAACGGGCCGCGCTCGCGGCCGGGTTTGCCAAGGCGACAGGGGAGATTCTCGTAACGGTCGATTCCGACAGTCTGGTCGAACGAGGCGCACTGCTGGCGATCGCCGGCCCGTTCCGGAATGAACGTGTCGGTGCGGTGGCGGGCAAGGTCTGTGTGCTGAACCGGTTTCAGTCGGTTCTGCCGCGTATGTTGCACGTTCGGTTTGTGCTCTCGTTCAATTTTCTGCGCAGCGTGCAGTCGACGTACGGTACCGTCTATTGCTGCCCGGGGGCCTTGTCAGCCTATCGTGCGTCGGTCGTGCAGGCGCTGGTTCCGGCCTGGTTGCAGCAGCGGTTTCTCGGCGAGGTGTGTACGATCGGGGAGGATCGGGCGTTGACGAACGACGTGCTGGCCGCCGGCTATCGGGCGGTGTACCAGCGTACTGCCGTGGTGCAGACGCTGGCGCCGGAGACCTATCGGAAACTGTGTCGAATGTTCCTGCGGTGGGACCGCAGCTATATTCGGGAAGAAATACGGCTCTGGAAGATTATGTGGACACTGCCGTTCCCGGCGATGGCCTTGACGTTGATCGAGACGACGGTCACAAATCTCCGGTATCCGGTCGCCTATAGTTCGCTGGGATTGATGCTCTATTTAAGTGTGCAGGATCCGCTGACCGTCGTCCGTTTGTTGATCTCCATCGGCATCGTATCCATTTTTTATTCGCTCTATTTCCTCCATAGCGAACGTTCCCGCGAATTCTTCTATGGCGTTCTCTATGCCTATTTTCATTTCGTGAGCCTTCTGTGGATTTTCCCCTATGCGCTGGCGACGGTGCGAAATCGTTCCTGGATGACCCGCTAG
- a CDS encoding aldehyde dehydrogenase family protein — MSTIKTALKELGIQAVNPGGSTGSGWWSGQSNRPLLPSIDPATGETISRVVPCSSDDYSSIAKNSVDVFKSWRMVPAPKRGELVRLIGQALREKKDDLGTLIALEVGKIKAEGDGEVQEMIDMADFAVGQSRMLYGTMMHSERPAHRMSEQWHPLGPVGVITAFNFPVAVWAWNAFLAAIAGDTVIWKPSPKAPLCAIAVQQICNRAMQQQGCHGVFSLFVTDQSSLAETMVQDPRLPLISFTGSAAVGRRIASTVGSRLGRALLELSGNNAIIIDETADLNIAVRAILFGAVGTAGQRCTTTRRLLVHESRYEEVTAALVNAYAHIHIGNPLEPDVLMGPLIDQAAVDTFRAAIDEIKKEGGKILYGGQVLQRPGHFVEPTIVLAQNHWPVVQRETFAPILSVMPFRTIDEAIRLQNDVPQGLSSALFTTRLQHSERFLSSAGSDCGIANVNIGTSGAEIGGAFGGEKETGGGREAGSDAWKAYMRRQTNTVNWGADLPLAQGITFG, encoded by the coding sequence ATGAGCACAATCAAAACCGCCCTCAAGGAGCTTGGTATTCAAGCGGTCAACCCAGGCGGAAGCACTGGTTCAGGGTGGTGGTCAGGTCAATCCAACAGGCCTTTATTGCCATCGATTGACCCGGCAACAGGAGAAACGATATCCAGAGTAGTGCCATGTTCATCAGATGATTACAGCAGCATAGCGAAAAATTCGGTTGATGTATTCAAATCATGGAGAATGGTCCCGGCACCGAAACGCGGGGAACTCGTGAGACTCATCGGCCAGGCACTTAGAGAGAAGAAGGATGACCTCGGCACCTTGATCGCTCTGGAAGTCGGCAAGATCAAAGCTGAAGGAGACGGCGAAGTTCAGGAGATGATCGACATGGCCGATTTCGCAGTCGGGCAATCGCGCATGCTCTATGGGACGATGATGCACTCCGAACGGCCGGCGCATCGCATGTCCGAACAGTGGCACCCTCTCGGCCCCGTTGGGGTGATTACCGCTTTCAATTTCCCCGTGGCCGTCTGGGCATGGAACGCCTTCCTGGCCGCGATCGCCGGAGATACCGTCATCTGGAAACCATCCCCCAAGGCTCCGCTCTGTGCAATCGCGGTTCAACAGATCTGCAATCGTGCGATGCAGCAGCAGGGCTGTCACGGCGTGTTCTCGCTCTTCGTCACGGATCAATCCAGCCTGGCCGAGACCATGGTCCAGGACCCGCGCCTGCCTCTCATCTCGTTCACAGGATCGGCGGCGGTCGGCCGCCGGATCGCATCAACCGTCGGCAGCCGATTGGGGCGGGCGCTGCTCGAACTCAGCGGCAACAACGCCATCATCATCGATGAGACCGCAGACCTTAATATCGCCGTGCGCGCCATTCTCTTCGGAGCCGTAGGCACCGCCGGCCAGCGCTGCACAACAACCAGACGCCTGCTCGTCCACGAATCTCGCTATGAGGAGGTAACGGCCGCACTCGTAAACGCCTATGCGCACATCCACATAGGCAACCCCCTGGAGCCTGACGTCCTGATGGGCCCGCTGATCGATCAGGCCGCAGTCGACACCTTCCGTGCCGCCATCGACGAGATTAAAAAGGAAGGCGGCAAGATTCTCTACGGCGGACAGGTGCTCCAGCGGCCCGGACATTTCGTCGAACCGACGATCGTACTCGCACAGAACCACTGGCCCGTGGTCCAGCGTGAGACCTTCGCCCCGATCCTCTCTGTCATGCCCTTCCGGACCATCGACGAAGCTATCCGCCTCCAGAACGATGTGCCGCAGGGCCTCTCATCGGCCCTGTTCACCACAAGACTGCAGCACAGTGAGCGGTTTCTGTCCTCGGCGGGCAGCGACTGCGGAATTGCCAACGTCAACATCGGCACATCCGGTGCGGAAATCGGCGGGGCATTCGGCGGCGAGAAGGAAACGGGAGGCGGACGGGAAGCCGGTTCAGACGCTTGGAAAGCCTACATGCGCCGTCAGACCAACACGGTGAATTGGGGCGCGGACCTGCCGCTCGCACAGGGCATCACGTTCGGCTGA
- a CDS encoding saccharopine dehydrogenase C-terminal domain-containing protein, protein MYRVLVLGGGKIGSLIVGLLSQHGRYEVHLGDVNLDGASRLVADLKLERVTPCLLDVRHPDMVSTYLSTHPVDAIVSSLPYFCNPTVAGLALTHGVHYFDLTEDIEVTSQIRVLSAGASQAFLPQCGLAPGFISIVTHDLMTHFQKLDTVKMRVGALPVHPSNALKYSLTWSTDGLINEYGNLCYGIEEGEKVPLQPLEGYETIELDGLLYEAFNTSGGLGTLADTYAGQVQTMNYKTLRYPGHCEKIHLLMKDLKLNEDRDTLKRVLEHAVPQTLQDVVLIYASVTGTKEGGFFEENYVKKVYPQCIKGRLWSAIQVTTASSLCTVLDLVLRDPTHYHGFVTQESISLKNFLANDFGACFR, encoded by the coding sequence ATGTATCGAGTACTGGTCCTCGGTGGAGGAAAGATCGGTTCGCTCATTGTAGGCCTGCTCTCTCAACACGGCCGTTACGAGGTGCATCTCGGCGATGTGAATCTGGACGGAGCGAGCCGCCTCGTCGCGGATCTCAAACTTGAGCGAGTGACTCCCTGCCTCCTCGACGTCCGCCACCCGGACATGGTCAGCACGTACCTCTCGACGCATCCCGTCGATGCGATCGTCTCCAGTCTCCCCTATTTCTGTAACCCCACCGTGGCGGGGCTGGCCCTGACTCACGGCGTCCATTACTTCGATCTGACCGAAGACATCGAGGTGACCAGTCAGATTCGCGTGTTGAGCGCCGGCGCCTCCCAAGCCTTCCTGCCGCAGTGCGGCCTGGCGCCGGGGTTCATCAGCATTGTGACGCACGACCTCATGACGCATTTCCAGAAGCTGGACACCGTGAAGATGCGCGTCGGCGCGCTGCCGGTCCATCCCAGCAATGCGCTGAAATACTCGCTGACCTGGTCGACCGATGGCTTGATCAATGAATACGGCAACCTGTGCTACGGCATCGAAGAGGGCGAGAAAGTACCGCTCCAGCCGCTGGAGGGTTATGAGACCATCGAGCTGGACGGTCTACTCTACGAGGCCTTCAACACATCCGGAGGATTGGGCACGCTGGCAGATACCTATGCCGGGCAAGTGCAGACGATGAATTACAAGACGTTGCGCTATCCGGGGCATTGCGAAAAGATCCATCTCCTGATGAAGGACCTGAAGCTAAACGAAGACCGGGACACGCTCAAGCGAGTACTGGAGCACGCCGTTCCGCAAACCCTCCAGGATGTCGTCCTGATCTACGCCTCGGTCACCGGGACCAAAGAGGGGGGATTCTTTGAAGAGAACTACGTCAAGAAGGTTTACCCTCAATGCATCAAGGGCAGGCTCTGGTCGGCGATTCAAGTCACGACCGCTTCCAGCCTCTGCACGGTGCTGGACCTCGTCCTGCGCGATCCAACCCATTACCATGGCTTTGTCACACAGGAATCCATTTCGCTGAAGAACTTCCTCGCCAACGACTTTGGAGCATGCTTCCGATGA
- a CDS encoding glutathione S-transferase family protein yields the protein MTIQAQFPDEQSGEGEFTRQADAFRHYVTSTGSSGYPAEAGRYHLYVSWACPWAHRTIIVRKLKRLEGIIGLTAVDPIRDERGWAFREGPGHSPDPVNGFHFLSEAYKATDPHYIGRITVPALWDRATTRIVTNSDDDLMRIFNSEFNRFTESPIDLYPEGLRKEIDDLNSFLYENVNDGVYRAGFATSQQAYEKAVHRLFDALDSLDARLAHQRYLFGSEFVESDWRLFVTLVRFDAVYHGHFKCNIRRIIDYPNLFGYLKDLYQTDGIAETVNFDHIKRHYYVTHDDINPTRIVPVGPDQDLTTPHGRARLG from the coding sequence GTGACAATCCAGGCGCAGTTTCCCGATGAGCAATCCGGCGAAGGCGAGTTCACACGTCAGGCTGATGCCTTTCGCCACTACGTGACCTCCACCGGAAGTTCCGGCTATCCAGCCGAAGCCGGCCGCTATCATCTCTATGTGTCTTGGGCCTGTCCCTGGGCGCATCGCACCATTATCGTGCGGAAGCTCAAACGACTGGAGGGGATTATCGGACTGACCGCCGTCGACCCGATTCGCGACGAGAGGGGATGGGCCTTTCGCGAAGGCCCGGGACATTCACCCGACCCCGTCAATGGATTCCACTTTCTGAGTGAGGCCTACAAGGCCACCGATCCGCACTATATCGGACGCATTACCGTGCCGGCCCTGTGGGACCGGGCGACCACCCGCATCGTCACCAACTCCGACGACGATCTCATGCGTATCTTCAATAGCGAGTTCAATCGCTTCACCGAGAGCCCGATCGATCTCTATCCGGAAGGTCTTCGCAAAGAGATCGACGATCTCAATTCCTTTCTGTACGAAAACGTCAACGATGGAGTCTACCGGGCAGGATTCGCGACGTCACAGCAGGCTTATGAGAAAGCGGTGCATCGGCTATTCGATGCGCTGGATAGCCTCGATGCGCGGCTGGCGCATCAACGTTATCTCTTCGGCTCGGAATTCGTCGAATCCGACTGGCGGCTGTTCGTCACCCTGGTCCGGTTCGATGCGGTCTATCACGGCCACTTCAAATGCAACATTCGCCGCATCATCGACTATCCGAACCTCTTCGGCTATCTCAAGGATCTCTACCAAACTGACGGCATCGCCGAGACCGTCAATTTCGACCATATCAAGCGGCACTACTACGTCACGCATGACGACATCAACCCTACCCGCATCGTCCCGGTCGGTCCCGATCAGGATCTCACCACCCCCCATGGTCGGGCTCGGCTCGGCTAG
- a CDS encoding DUF2238 domain-containing protein, producing the protein MNAGVTGPHGAESRNRHFLLGLVLAYGVFWIWLAIDPLNRRDWLLENLLVLTLIPLLLLTYRRFEFSLTSYCLIGLFLVLHAFGAHYTYAEVPLGFWLKDLWALSRNPFDRIAHFAYGALLVFPIRELLVRQTGLRGRWAYALPVCIVLAQSGFFEVLEAIVAMIVSPELGNIYLGTQGDEWDAQHDMAAALGGSVLAMGIVFALRVALKPKANSSPQ; encoded by the coding sequence ATGAACGCCGGGGTGACAGGGCCGCACGGCGCGGAATCAAGAAACCGCCATTTCCTTCTTGGGTTGGTGCTTGCCTACGGTGTGTTCTGGATTTGGTTGGCGATCGATCCCCTGAACCGCAGGGACTGGCTGCTGGAAAATCTGCTGGTGCTCACCCTAATTCCTCTGCTGCTCCTCACGTATCGCCGCTTCGAGTTCTCCCTCACGTCCTACTGTCTGATCGGTTTGTTCTTGGTGCTCCACGCCTTCGGCGCCCACTACACCTACGCCGAAGTGCCGCTGGGGTTCTGGCTCAAAGATCTCTGGGCTTTGAGTCGCAATCCATTCGATCGCATCGCACATTTTGCGTACGGCGCGTTGCTGGTGTTTCCCATTCGTGAATTGCTCGTGCGTCAGACCGGCCTGCGGGGTCGGTGGGCCTATGCATTGCCTGTCTGTATCGTGCTGGCGCAGAGCGGTTTCTTCGAAGTGCTGGAAGCGATCGTGGCGATGATCGTCAGTCCCGAATTGGGAAATATCTATCTCGGAACTCAGGGAGATGAGTGGGATGCCCAACATGACATGGCGGCGGCCCTGGGTGGCTCGGTCCTGGCCATGGGTATCGTGTTCGCGTTGCGCGTGGCTCTCAAGCCCAAGGCAAATTCCTCACCCCAGTGA
- a CDS encoding efflux RND transporter periplasmic adaptor subunit: MRKRPSMVAGAERGGARANRGRVCRGLSTFGLMVVLSAAAVACEKPSDRTVEVKTAADALPGVLHLTQEELARSVIEVSPVGRGQLRVPREFTATVQSNENELAEVTTLIRGRVVKVYVDVGQDVKKDTLLALLHSTDLGVTEGAYLKAVAQLHEAELAYERARDLHEHKAVSLAELQRREAEMKTARAEARETQNRLELLGVPRQEVERLHREHTIKADVPLRAPFDGRVIMRNITRGEVVETNQKFFTVADLSDVWVVGNVPEKDVQFIRKDQKVDVIVPAYLHAIFPGTITYISDVLDPATRTMRLRVTVPNPDHMLKPEMFATVRVYAAPNPDALTIPLAAVQNGPNGKMAFVRRGANDFDVRTVKLGLERGDLVTVLEGLSEGEPVVTRGSFMLKSEMERHKIEPVP, encoded by the coding sequence ATGAGAAAGCGTCCGTCGATGGTAGCTGGCGCAGAAAGAGGGGGAGCGCGTGCGAACCGCGGCAGAGTCTGTCGAGGGTTGTCTACGTTCGGACTGATGGTGGTGTTGAGCGCTGCCGCTGTGGCTTGCGAGAAGCCGTCCGATCGGACGGTTGAGGTCAAGACAGCGGCAGATGCCCTTCCTGGCGTGCTCCATCTCACACAAGAAGAACTTGCGAGGAGCGTCATCGAGGTGTCCCCTGTCGGCCGGGGGCAGTTGCGCGTGCCGCGGGAGTTCACCGCGACCGTTCAATCCAATGAAAACGAACTGGCCGAGGTCACCACGCTGATTCGTGGGCGGGTCGTGAAAGTGTATGTGGATGTCGGACAGGATGTGAAGAAAGATACGCTGTTGGCGCTGCTTCACAGCACCGATCTCGGTGTGACTGAGGGGGCCTATCTGAAAGCGGTGGCGCAGCTGCACGAGGCGGAGCTGGCCTATGAGCGTGCCAGGGATTTGCATGAGCATAAGGCGGTGAGTCTGGCCGAATTGCAACGCCGCGAGGCCGAGATGAAAACGGCGCGGGCCGAGGCCCGTGAAACGCAGAACCGCCTGGAGCTGCTCGGTGTGCCACGGCAGGAAGTCGAGCGCCTGCATCGCGAACATACGATCAAAGCGGATGTGCCGTTGCGGGCGCCGTTCGACGGCCGGGTCATCATGCGCAATATCACCAGAGGCGAGGTCGTCGAGACGAATCAGAAGTTCTTCACCGTCGCCGATCTTTCGGATGTGTGGGTGGTCGGCAATGTGCCGGAGAAGGACGTGCAATTCATCCGCAAGGATCAGAAGGTCGACGTCATCGTGCCCGCGTATCTCCACGCCATCTTTCCCGGCACGATCACCTATATCAGCGATGTGCTTGACCCGGCGACCAGGACGATGCGCCTGCGGGTGACGGTGCCGAATCCCGACCATATGTTAAAGCCGGAAATGTTTGCCACGGTCCGTGTCTATGCCGCGCCCAATCCCGATGCCTTGACCATCCCGTTGGCCGCCGTCCAAAACGGCCCGAACGGCAAGATGGCATTCGTCCGGCGAGGAGCGAACGACTTTGACGTGCGGACCGTCAAGTTGGGGCTGGAGCGGGGGGATCTCGTGACGGTGCTAGAAGGGCTGTCGGAGGGCGAGCCCGTGGTGACGAGAGGATCGTTCATGCTCAAGTCAGAAATGGAACGGCATAAGATCGAGCCTGTGCCATGA